attacacaaaatcaaatttcatatataattttaatatttatccaaaTAGCATATCTTCATAAAGTTAATAAAAGTATACTGTTAAACCTAAATTTACACACTAGCTATAGAACTAACTAAACAAGAACAACAAGAGGGATTTGTTAATTTTTAACTTGGAGATGGTAGAGAGATAGAGAGCCTGGAAAGCAGAGATTGTGAAAATAGTAAGACTCCCAATTCCACACTGTCTAAACAAGCACAGCATCAGTCAGCTcagatttatttatatatatatattctttgttGTATTCATTGTGTGTAGCCTTTTACAATGGAAGATCAGTGTATTTGTGTTACTTTTCCAGCAAAGGAAAGTGGTTTAATTAGTCATAAGGCATGCGCCTCACAGTGTTCCTTTGCTAGCCGCTAAACTTTCATCcaaccaaataaaaataaatacctTTTGGGTTTAAAAaatcgatttaaaaaaaaaaatcaagcatCATTGTTCGTTTTACAGTTTGAGTCTAGTTCTGTTTAGATTGTGATAGTATTTAAGTAAAATTCTTCTAACAATGATGACTCCAGTAATAAGATAAGACACGATATTGCATTTTTAAAGAGAGCACACATTTGAACCTTACACTTTACAGATAGTTTTGATGGAGAGAAGAGTCACGAATTCAAATGTAAACAGAaaatagtaaaagaaaaaaaaaagtaaaatttatatGTATTTTAATTACATCAATGCAGGCAAGACAATTCTTTTAGTTTCTaagagaattaaaaaaaaaaaacagggaAACATTTTATTAGTGAAATTAGAAGACTAAGAATAATCCAGAATTAATAAAAAGATCAACTAAAAATTGCGAGATAATgataaacttttaattttaaaggaaagttattgttaatattttattaactaCTTATTAAAAGCAATATTCATTATTAATGACATAATTATTAAGAGTACATGTATTCAATCGTATTTAAACACATCtttcttttgaaaataaacaTTAcatcaaaaaaagaaaagaaaagaaaaagtacgTACCAAAGCTATGAACCTAAAAACGAAATTCTATTAGTTGCACTTTTTACCATGGCCTCAGGCGAATAGCCTTTCGTCTCTCTTTTCAAATTTGACTTTTGAGCAAAAAGATCATCACTCATTTAAGTGTGCGAGTCAGATTTTCAGGCTCACTTCCCTTTCAGCATGCTAATGTATATGTGTATGGTCCTCTTCGAGAATTTCAATTCTCTGTTGTTACAttcaattttgattatattttaatatatcaaaacTATTTTTCTATAATATtaaatagtattaaaattttaagatattatttgaaaaatcatttaataattgaatttaagtGTAGTTGTTTGTAATTATATAGGATGGCATGTTTGGCGTAACCACCATAATTAGTAGATCTCACTAAATTATGTGTAATTAGAGCATTCAATTACACTTTTTAATTCTTAAAAGGAGGGTGAGAATTAAAATAATTACATGGGTAATTACACCAAATCCAATTacattgtaattttttcaaacatTCATACATGagttaactttaaaaattatttttatacaattttaagtgataaaattatattataagcatgaacatGTATGAGTGTTTATAATGATTAcggaaaaaataattatattatatatactaaaacattatattataaaaaataaattatgtgtattgtataaaattataacaaaattatattaattaaatcctAAAAATTTCTGAAGTATGTGTTATAAaagtgttataatatatttatttataaaaaaaaaatatggcCAAAAAGTATGGACATATCTTATTTACATGTCaatgttatatattataaaaataatatacttatttataaaaaaataaatttctaaagctatgaaaaaattttattatttataaaaatgttataaaaattattagacactttataaattttttatagaggttatatgttataaattttatattattttaacctATTTTACGTGTTATAAAAGGGATTAAAACCTAATagaagtctttttccaaattaagtttatataagttttaCAATCAAATATATAGATTGTTTACACTATAAATCCAAATATTAATTCGTAGATGCTAGTTATGCAAATATAAAAGATTTTCTTGCACCGTATCTATAATACCATTTGAGAGAATAAAGCTAGACACAAACAATAAAGATGGCTCATAAACTCTTTAATTTGATACATTCAAAGCTTCTAAATGTGTTTGAGAAGATATTTTTTGTTCTAAAAAGCAATTTCCATATCAAGAACATCACCTCAATATAGCATGAAAAAAACAAGATTAGATTGTACtaacatgtttcatatttcataacttaaTTCGTAAGTAACATTGGAATGATCCATATTTTGAAGAGTACATGGAAAAAAgagatattgataattttaatgatACTTATTCAGATTGAGATGATAAAGAACTTGGTTAACAACCAATTGATGTTAATAAAAAGTACATGTTAAATGTTAAAGAAGGAATAGCCCAACAAATATAAAATGCTTGAGCAATTAGGTGAAATTgcatatgatgtttatttttctttttatttttattagtattATATTATTGACTACTTGATTGGATTAACGTATTacatatgatgatttgatttaatttttgttACTCATTTAGAAATGAATTGCATAATTGTGTAAGTACAATATTTACTACCAAATATGAGATAAAAATTATGATGTAATTCCACTCTATCAACCAAATACGTTTAGTAAATTACAATATTTCGTTATTACAAGAGAATATAATTACCATcctaaaattatactttgacccTGTTACTACCTTAAATAGAAATATTCTTTTAAAAGTATTTATTCATCtacaaaatttgaaattgaaaatttatttaatcAGGCTGCTTCTTTCCACTTAAAAAAGATGGGTACTTTGAGTATCTCTTTTAATGGCCATGAAACTTCACAATTTCTTTTCTTGGTTTCAATTGTACAGGTAGCATTCAATGTGTTGAATATGTATGAGTTAACAAATCCCCCTACATTCGCTTAACTCAATGAATTTAAATCATCCTTTAATTGTTCCATCCCGATGTAAAggtacaaagaaaaagaaaataactcCATGAGAATGAACATTATATATATGTACTTTCGCTTGCattcaataaaataataaattaaactaaaacgtttttaaaaataaataattgaacAATGTTATGGAATAAGCAAAGTAAGGATGTGTAGATTAAACCCTAGAGATGTTTTGGGGAGAAAAGAAGTATGAAAGGGATTCTAACCAAATAAACAAAGATGAGATATATAGGAAAGGACAAAGGTTGAAACAGGGGGAGCAAAGTCTGTGACCACTGCCAAATGGGCTTCAACTGACATAAATACGCTTCTGTCTGCATGTAAAACGAGAGAGATTGAGTGGTCATTTCAGCAAAAGTAACCTTTCAGctctaaatataaaaaaatacacaTAACGTTAAATTCTGGTAATTATTTTAACTCTTTTTATACTTGATATTATAAAAAGCATGTGGCGTTCGATGATTGTGCCATGATGAACTGATGATACATGTTATGGATGGTGATGGTGATGGtgatggggggggggggggatagGAATAAGAGAGCCCTTAGGAGGCGGAACCAGGCAGCTGTAGGCGAGTGCCTTGTTACTTATTACCCGGGAGGTACGGAGGAGGGTTAGGGTTTTGGGGAGTCGCTTCGGAATTTGAggcaataaaaaaatataaattttaaaaaagggtTTTATAAGCAAAAAAGAagcaaaaccactattcctacaCAGCCTCTTAAATGCTGCGATGGATGATGTTGCTTATGCAGTAAGAGATGATTTCTTCGGCGTTTTCACCATTGAAAGCAGCAACTGTGAGTGTGTGAATCACTTCTACCAATTAAACTAGTTGCCATAAGCTCATTGATTTGTTTCTACtagttttcataaatttatattcggaatttgtgattattttatttaataatattatttttaaaatttaaactctGGGTTATACAAGGTCTCTTTCAATTGGAACTGATTGTTGAAAATGTGAGTAAACCCAAAGTTGAGGTGTGGTAAAGCTGTTCAAAACTTTactcatatatataatatattgaaGCAGAATCATTTATTATGGAGCTAAAAAGGAAAAGGGCAATGTCACCCCATGCACACGTCCCTTTCTTGCTCCTCTCCCCCACATATGCCGCCTTAGCCCTCTCACTCACACTGCCTTGGGAATGCCAACCACACATATCATAGATTTATGATATCCATGATGTATGTATGTTATGTATACATGATGATACTATGCATGTCTGACTGCACAATACATGTCATGAAAGCCTTTGTGTTTTTGCCGTCTTTATATCTAATAAACCAAGAAAATCATCCATCTTCTCTCTCTATTTCTATCTATCTATCcatccatctttctttctttttttttttcctgtttCTCTCTCACTCTTTTCTCTCACAACTCATAATCAAAAGAAAAGCAGATCCAAGGTGGTGGTTAAGCTGTCACTCTATCAATCAATCAATCCCACCGAGGAGATAGCAATCATCAATCAATTTTAAAAGAGAAAGGAAAGGGGGAATCAAAGAAGATGTCATCCTCTTCTACCTTGTCTTTGGACCACCTCCCTCCCTCCGAGCAGCTCTGTTACGTTCATTGCAACATCTGCGACACTGTCCTTGCGGTATTCTTACCAATTTCTTTGCCTTAACTTCCCTTTCACTTTTCATGGTTTTAGCCTTTTGCTTTTACCAATTTCGTCTCACTCACCCACTTAGGGTTAATATCTTTTTCTCCTAATTAGGTCTTTACTTTATGTGTCTCCTTTACTATAAGGATGATGTTTTTcgttattatataatatataggtTAGTGTTCCTTGCACAAGTTTATTCAAGACTGTGACGGTTCGATGTGGCCACTGCACCAATCTTTTGCCAGTGAACATGCGTGGGTTGCTTATGCCCTCGGCTAATCAGTTTCATTTGCCTCACAATTTTTTCACTCCTTCCCATAATCTTCTGGTATGATGTTTTAAGCAATTAGAGGACTGTATTGGGTTCTTATTGCTGCTGACAAATTTGAcgcctttattattattattattattccagGAAGAGATCTCAAATCCTTCTCCCAACATTTTGCTGAATCAAGGCAACACCAGTGACATCACCTTACCCACTCGTGGAGTAGTTGATGAGCTTCCAAGGCCTCCTGTTATCAACAGACGTGAGTTTTTAGCACCCTTATATTTTCTATATTGTTGTGTATGAAACTGTTTTTGTCAAACCCACTGTGCATTTTTTTTTCTAAGATTCTAAATTCTTGCACATCATATGTCTGTTTAACATACATTGTGTTTTTACTGtcataaagaagaaaaaaaaacatggaGAGGCAGGAAATGATGATAGCACTTGCAAAAGAAGGCAATGAAAATCAGGCCATTTCCGATTTATTTCTACTGTTTGTTGCAACCCTGGAGCTCATGTCATTTCGCAAGGGGTTAGACAACGAAGCAAAAGAAACCCTTCTTTTTATCACCATATGTTAAGAAAAGAAACCCTTTCATTGCCTGCCATTTCAGCCTTCTGTTTCAATATCAGACCCCCCTGATTTagacaagaaaaaaaaaatatcatttcaCTATAATTTGACagtccaaaaagaaaaaaaggtttcTTTAATAGTTGCCAACCTGCCCACATTCCCTTATATCaccatgacccagaaaaccaaaaTCATGACATCATAGCCTGGCACTGCTAAATTTCTTTTTCACCTTGAAAACCTTGTTCCCTTGTTATAATTGGTAACAAAAGGTAGCCCCAAGTTTTGAAGTTACGAAAACGTCACTTGACAGTTTGGGCACCCTTTCTTTCATCCCTCGGAAATGTAGATAGGCGTAGCAtagaaattgaatcttattaaaaacaaaaattgacaGTCCAGAAAAAAATTTCCAGTAAAAGTTAGGATATGATTTTTGATATTTGTGTTTGTCCATGTTTTAGCTCCGGAGAAACGACAGAGAGTCCCCTCAGCGTACAACCGATTCATCAAGTAAGCAATCATTTACTAAGGCAATTTCATTTTTATGTCAAATGTATTTTTCCTTGAACACATGCATGTGCATATCTTTTTTGCTGAATGGGAAATGAATCCGTGGTGAAGGGACGAGATCCAACGCATCAAGGCAGGAAACCCTGATATAACTCACAGAGAAGCCTTCAGTGCAGCTGCAAAGAATGTAAGATCCAAGACCCCAGACTAATATGATTTTTTGCTTTCTTTACCAAATTAAGTTAGGGTTTTGTTATTAGACAGAGAAAAACAACAGTTAGggtttcatttaatttttcatcttttttctTTTGGAGGTTCTCTATTCTCCTACACAGTCTTTTGATGGGATCCTTTGTCTGATCCTTTTTTGTTTTGGTGTTGACAGTGGGCTCACTTCCCACATATTCACTTTGGCCTAATGCCTGATCAGCCTGCCAAGAGGACTAACGTGCGCCAGCAAGTCACTTTTCCACCTCTTTCTTCTCACTCTCACCACCAAAACAATTATATAACGACCTAATTTACTAATCGAAGTTCAATACATTTCCCTCTAGGAAAGCGAGGACGTTCTCATGAAAGATGGGTTTTTTGCTTCAGCTAACGTCGGCGTCACTCCTTACTAATCAGTGAGCTAAGCCATGGGGACTTCCATTCATTGTCTTTTTCTCCATGTTTCCACCTTTAAGTCTCTCTCTCTtactctttttcttcttcttcttcttttctttctctcagTGCAGCAATTAGGCAAAGCTTGTGATTAGCAGTTGATGGGGAGCTAAGAACTGAGAAAAACTCCTCAAGTTTGGCTACTCTGTTGTTATTATTAGTTATTATAACCCATTGGCTACTGCTGAACCGGTTTTTATATTTTCATGGTTGGATATCAAGCTAGTAATATTTAAGAATGCATGTAATTTTAGTCTTAGATAATATCCTGTGTCTACCTTCTCCTTGGACTTGAAAAGCTAAAACTTGCTCCTTTAATAAACTATTATTAGTTTAAGCTCTATTATCTCTTTCATAATTTTGATTTATCATTTCACCGCTCTCCATAGATTTAGGTGTAG
This window of the Gossypium arboreum isolate Shixiya-1 chromosome 12, ASM2569848v2, whole genome shotgun sequence genome carries:
- the LOC108476967 gene encoding axial regulator YABBY 1-like isoform X1 → MSSSSTLSLDHLPPSEQLCYVHCNICDTVLAVSVPCTSLFKTVTVRCGHCTNLLPVNMRGLLMPSANQFHLPHNFFTPSHNLLEEISNPSPNILLNQGNTSDITLPTRGVVDELPRPPVINRPPEKRQRVPSAYNRFIKDEIQRIKAGNPDITHREAFSAAAKNWAHFPHIHFGLMPDQPAKRTNVRQQESEDVLMKDGFFASANVGVTPY
- the LOC108476967 gene encoding protein YABBY 4-like isoform X2; protein product: MSSSSTLSLDHLPPSEQLCYVHCNICDTVLAVSVPCTSLFKTVTVRCGHCTNLLPVNMRGLLMPSANQFHLPHNFFTPSHNLLEEISNPSPNILLNQGNTSDITLPTRGVVDELPRPPVINRPPEKRQRVPSAYNRFIKDEIQRIKAGNPDITHREAFSAAAKNWAHFPHIHFGLMPDQPAKRTNESEDVLMKDGFFASANVGVTPY
- the LOC108476967 gene encoding protein YABBY 4-like isoform X3 produces the protein MSSSSTLSLDHLPPSEQLCYVHCNICDTVLAVSVPCTSLFKTVTVRCGHCTNLLPVNMRGLLMPSANQFHLPHNFFTPSHNLLEEISNPSPNILLNQGNTSDITLPTRGVVDELPRPPVINRPPEKRQRVPSAYNRFIKDEIQRIKAGNPDITHREAFSAAAKNWAHFPHIHFGLMPDQPAKRTNRGRSHERWVFCFS
- the LOC108476967 gene encoding protein YABBY 4-like isoform X4, translating into MSSSSTLSLDHLPPSEQLCYVHCNICDTVLAVSVPCTSLFKTVTVRCGHCTNLLPVNMRGLLMPSANQFHLPHNFFTPSHNLLEEISNPSPNILLNQGNTSDITLPTRGVVDELPRPPVINRPPEKRQRVPSAYNRFIKDEIQRIKAGNPDITHREAFSAAAKNESEDVLMKDGFFASANVGVTPY